The genomic interval TAATAAAAATGGAATTCCTTATGATACTAAAAGTCCTTTTGTTACAAGTGGAATCAGACTTGGTACTCCTGCTTTAACAACAAGAGGTATGAAAGAGAATGAGATGATTTTAATTGGAAATTTAATTGTTACAGCCTTACAAAATAGTAATAGTGATGAAATTCTTAAAAATATTATTGAAGATATTAAAATTCTTTGTAAAAAATTCCCTTTATATAAGGATTAAAAATTAAATAACACTAATAAAATTTTGTTTCCTTGAATTTTTTTCAAATTTGTTTTATAATATAAGTAATTATTTATAGAATGGAGAAAAATATTATGACAAAATTACCTAATTGTCCTAAGTGTAATTCAGAATACACTTATGAAGATGGAAACCTATTTGTTTGCCCAGAATGTGCGTACGAATGGTCAATGGAAACTACTGAGGATGATTCAGATGACTCTCTTATAGTTAAGGATGCTAATGGAACTCTTTTAGCTGATGGTGATACAATCACTGTTATTAAAGATTTAAAAATCAAAGGAAGTTCTTCTGTTGTTAAAATTGGAACAAAAGTAAAAAACATAAGATTAGTAGAAGGAGACCATAACATCGATTGTAGAATT from Cetobacterium somerae carries:
- a CDS encoding zinc ribbon domain-containing protein YjdM; amino-acid sequence: MTKLPNCPKCNSEYTYEDGNLFVCPECAYEWSMETTEDDSDDSLIVKDANGTLLADGDTITVIKDLKIKGSSSVVKIGTKVKNIRLVEGDHNIDCRIDGIGAMKLKSEFVKKI